A stretch of the Tannerella serpentiformis genome encodes the following:
- a CDS encoding helix-turn-helix domain-containing protein: MKYLIITEADWLSLRNEILSLAECCLKAFGEPSKHTDWLHNGDVCRLLGISERTLQHYRDTNVLPFAQIGHKCYYKREDVERLLCVKSDKTTNTTKR; this comes from the coding sequence ATGAAGTACTTAATTATTACAGAGGCCGATTGGCTAAGCCTGCGGAACGAGATACTGAGCCTTGCAGAATGTTGCCTGAAGGCTTTCGGAGAACCATCTAAACACACGGATTGGTTGCATAACGGAGACGTTTGCCGACTGCTCGGCATCAGCGAACGCACTCTGCAACATTACCGGGATACGAACGTGCTACCTTTTGCGCAGATCGGGCATAAGTGCTATTACAAGCGGGAGGACGTGGAGCGACTACTCTGCGTAAAGTCTGACAAAACGACAAACACGACGAAGCGATGA
- a CDS encoding helix-turn-helix domain-containing protein, giving the protein MMEAIQDLSMETGEMQVVISALQRVRERIREVSETHRPLFSGEHFLTGKEVCERLYISPRTLQDYRDRRIIPYTQFAGKILYKASDLERILEENYKGGGKR; this is encoded by the coding sequence ATGATGGAAGCGATTCAAGACTTGAGTATGGAGACGGGCGAGATGCAGGTGGTCATCTCAGCCTTGCAACGAGTAAGAGAAAGGATTCGGGAAGTGTCGGAGACGCACCGGCCTCTCTTCAGCGGCGAACACTTCCTCACGGGCAAGGAAGTTTGCGAGCGGCTCTACATCAGCCCCCGCACCTTGCAGGACTATCGCGATCGGAGGATCATCCCCTACACGCAGTTTGCCGGCAAGATCCTTTACAAGGCCTCAGATCTCGAAAGGATACTGGAGGAGAATTACAAGGGAGGCGGAAAACGGTAA